The sequence GGGTGAACAAGTTGTCGACGGCCAAGCAATCGGAGAAACCGGGGATACGGGCATGATCGGAGAAAATACATTATACTTTGAGTTGCGGGAAGGCGCCGAACCGGTCGATCCGCTCCATTGGTTGGCGAAGCGATAGGTCTCAGCTCGTCAGGGTTGGTAGCCAGATGTTCGGATAACCCAGGAAAGAAGGGATATGACAATGATGGAACAGCAGCCGCGGCGGAAGTCTTGGGTGGTTGGACCGATGATAGCACTCGCCCTGCTCTGTGGAGTCGTCATTGGAAAAGGATGGGAGCCCACCGGACATGCGAGTGAGACCTACGAGGAGCTCAAGACATTTTCCGAGGTCCTGAATCAAGTTCAAAAGCATTATGTTGAAGAGACGAAGCCGAAAGACCTCATTCAAGGTGCTATTCGTGGCATGCTGGGGACGCTTGATCCACACTCGGCCTACATGACGCCTGAGATGTACAAAGAGATGCAGGTGGAGACGAGAGGTGAATTCGGAGGAGTCGGCATTCAAATCGGTGTCAAGGATAACCGGTTGTCGGTCATCGCGCCGATTGAAGGCACGCCTGCCTATCGGGCCGGGATTAAGGCCGGCGATTTCATCACCAAGGTGAATGAAGACTCGACAAAGGATCTGAGTTTGATGGATGCGGTCACGAAGATGCGAGGGCCGAAAGGCAGTAAAGTCAACTTGACCATTCAACGAGACGGCACACCAGAGCCGTTAGTATTCACGCTTCTCCGTGATACCATCAAGATTGAAAGTGTGAAGTCGAAGATGATCGACAATCTCGGCTATGTTCGGTTGACGCAGTTCCAGGAGGCGACTGGACGAGATCTCTCCAAAGCGATCAAACAGTTTCGCGACCAGAAAGTACAAGGTACGATTCTCGACCTCCGAAATAATCCTGGCGGGTTACTGACTGC is a genomic window of Candidatus Nitrospira kreftii containing:
- a CDS encoding Carboxy-terminal-processing protease produces the protein MTMMEQQPRRKSWVVGPMIALALLCGVVIGKGWEPTGHASETYEELKTFSEVLNQVQKHYVEETKPKDLIQGAIRGMLGTLDPHSAYMTPEMYKEMQVETRGEFGGVGIQIGVKDNRLSVIAPIEGTPAYRAGIKAGDFITKVNEDSTKDLSLMDAVTKMRGPKGSKVNLTIQRDGTPEPLVFTLLRDTIKIESVKSKMIDNLGYVRLTQFQEATGRDLSKAIKQFRDQKVQGTILDLRNNPGGLLTAAVDVSEQFLPSGKLVVYTKSREGKKDEWFAKSKDQLEDLPVIVLVNEGSASASEIVAGALQDWGRAVVVGTTSFGKGSVQTILALGDGSGLRLTTAKYYTPKGRSIQSTGITPDIVVKLPNASTAKAADGKPNEKEGEGKTVKPPVGKDASPHDGKSPDEPGSKNGTPPSSLQELSGELSLEQDIQLQKAVELLKSWKIFKELKVS